In a genomic window of Streptomyces sp. NBC_01231:
- a CDS encoding crotonase/enoyl-CoA hydratase family protein yields MSTTEVRTERIGSTLLITIDRPQARNAVNAAVAAGLAAALDELEAEPGLRVGVLTGAEGTFSAGMDLKAALRGESPEVEGRGFGGLTEAELTKPLIAAVEGWAMGGGFELALGCDLIVAAEDAKFGLPEVKRGLIAAGGGVIRLPKRIPYHLAMEFLLTGEPVDGRRAGELGLVNRVTDTGDATAVALQLAEQLALNAPLALAAVKWIVRAADGVPEADAFAVQRKDMGDLKASADVREGMTAFAERRAPRWTGK; encoded by the coding sequence ATGAGCACCACCGAAGTGCGCACCGAACGGATCGGCTCGACCCTGCTGATCACGATCGACCGCCCGCAGGCGCGCAACGCTGTGAACGCCGCGGTCGCCGCCGGCCTGGCCGCCGCACTGGACGAACTGGAAGCCGAACCCGGACTCCGCGTGGGCGTCCTGACCGGTGCGGAGGGCACCTTCAGCGCCGGCATGGACCTCAAGGCCGCCCTGCGCGGCGAGTCGCCCGAGGTCGAGGGCCGCGGGTTCGGCGGTCTGACCGAGGCCGAGCTCACGAAGCCGCTGATCGCCGCTGTCGAGGGCTGGGCCATGGGCGGCGGGTTCGAACTGGCCCTGGGCTGCGACCTGATCGTCGCCGCCGAGGACGCGAAGTTCGGGCTGCCCGAGGTCAAGCGCGGCCTGATCGCCGCGGGCGGCGGTGTGATCCGGCTGCCCAAGCGGATCCCGTACCACCTGGCGATGGAGTTCCTGCTGACCGGCGAACCGGTCGACGGCCGTCGGGCCGGTGAGCTGGGTCTGGTCAACCGGGTCACCGACACGGGTGACGCCACCGCCGTGGCGCTGCAACTCGCCGAGCAGCTCGCGCTGAACGCCCCGCTCGCGCTGGCCGCGGTGAAGTGGATCGTGCGCGCCGCCGACGGTGTGCCCGAGGCCGACGCTTTCGCCGTACAACGCAAGGACATGGGCGACCTGAAGGCCTCGGCCGACGTCCGCGAGGGCATGACCGCCTTCGCCGAGCGCCGCGCCCCGCGGTGGACGGGCAAGTGA
- the tal gene encoding transaldolase, whose amino-acid sequence MTGDPLERLSEEGVSIWLDDLSRRRITSGDLAELIKHKHVVGVTTNPTIFEQAVGRGDDYADQIRDLTLRGVTVSEAVRMITTADVRDAADILRPVFDATDGHDGWVSIEVDPRLAHGTAATVAEAKQLAWLVDRPNTLIKIPATEAGLPAISEVMGLGISVNVTLIFSLERYREVMDAFLAGLEKAKERGLDLSKIHSVASFFVSRVDTEIDKRIDALGTDAAKAARGKAGVANARLAYQAYEEVFSSDRWSTLESAGANKQRPLWASTGVKDPAYKKTMYVEELVAPNTVNTMPEATLFATEEQGEIRGDAISGTYEQARADLAVLTGLGISWRNVAHVLETEGIRKFQTSWESLLNAVRYARPGHVSE is encoded by the coding sequence ATGACCGGCGACCCCCTCGAGCGCCTCTCCGAGGAAGGCGTGTCGATCTGGCTGGACGACCTCTCCCGCAGGCGGATCACCTCCGGCGACCTCGCCGAACTGATCAAGCACAAGCATGTGGTCGGCGTGACCACCAACCCCACCATCTTCGAGCAGGCGGTCGGCAGAGGCGACGACTACGCGGACCAGATCCGTGACCTGACGCTGCGTGGGGTGACGGTTTCCGAGGCGGTCCGCATGATCACGACGGCGGACGTCCGCGACGCCGCCGACATCCTGCGGCCGGTCTTCGACGCCACCGACGGCCATGACGGCTGGGTCTCCATCGAGGTCGACCCGCGTCTCGCGCACGGTACGGCCGCAACCGTGGCCGAGGCCAAGCAACTGGCCTGGCTGGTGGACCGTCCCAACACCCTCATCAAGATCCCCGCCACCGAGGCGGGTCTCCCGGCGATCAGCGAGGTCATGGGCCTCGGCATCAGCGTCAACGTCACGCTGATCTTCTCGCTGGAGCGCTACCGCGAGGTCATGGACGCGTTCCTCGCGGGCCTCGAGAAGGCCAAGGAACGCGGCCTGGACCTCTCGAAGATCCACTCCGTGGCGTCCTTCTTCGTGTCCCGCGTGGACACCGAGATCGACAAGCGGATCGACGCGCTCGGCACCGACGCCGCCAAGGCCGCCCGCGGCAAGGCCGGCGTCGCCAACGCCCGTCTCGCCTACCAGGCGTACGAGGAGGTCTTCTCCTCGGACCGCTGGAGCACGCTGGAGAGCGCGGGCGCCAACAAGCAGCGTCCGCTGTGGGCGTCGACCGGCGTCAAGGACCCGGCGTACAAGAAGACCATGTACGTCGAGGAACTGGTCGCGCCGAACACGGTGAACACCATGCCGGAGGCGACCCTGTTCGCCACCGAGGAGCAGGGCGAGATCCGCGGCGACGCCATCTCGGGCACCTACGAGCAGGCCCGCGCCGACCTCGCTGTCCTCACCGGACTGGGAATCTCCTGGCGCAATGTCGCCCACGTGCTCGAGACCGAAGGGATCCGCAAGTTCCAGACGTCATGGGAGAGCCTTCTGAATGCCGTGCGGTACGCGCGACCGGGCCACGTCTCTGAGTGA
- a CDS encoding acetoacetate decarboxylase: MRIEEVRRHVTTPLTSPAFAPVVPRFTDREYLNIVYRTDADALRAVVPEPLRIDEPLVRFEVMKMGDVSGYGPYTESGQAIPVSLDGERGEYLHAMYLDNFPATASGREVSAYPKTIGAPNLYVDHGALVGTLDHGTLRVATATMGYKHHELDRREAEAQITVPTFMLKTIPGYDGSPRVQELVRTEITDIAVKWAYTGPARLQLFQHVLAPLADLPVLEVVSASHILTDLTLAEVKPVHDYLEGRAS, encoded by the coding sequence ATGAGGATCGAAGAAGTCCGGCGGCACGTGACCACCCCGCTGACCAGCCCGGCGTTCGCGCCGGTGGTCCCGAGGTTCACCGACCGCGAGTACCTCAACATCGTCTACCGCACCGACGCCGACGCGCTGCGGGCCGTCGTCCCCGAACCCCTGCGGATCGATGAGCCGTTGGTCCGGTTCGAGGTCATGAAGATGGGTGACGTCAGCGGATACGGCCCCTACACCGAGTCGGGCCAGGCGATCCCGGTCAGCCTCGACGGCGAGCGGGGCGAATACCTGCACGCCATGTACCTCGACAACTTCCCGGCGACCGCGTCCGGCCGCGAGGTCAGCGCGTACCCGAAGACGATCGGCGCGCCGAACCTCTACGTCGACCACGGCGCCCTGGTGGGCACCCTCGACCACGGCACGCTGCGGGTCGCCACCGCGACCATGGGCTACAAGCACCACGAGCTCGACCGGCGCGAGGCCGAAGCGCAGATCACCGTGCCGACCTTCATGCTCAAGACGATCCCGGGCTACGACGGTTCGCCGCGGGTCCAGGAACTCGTCCGCACCGAGATCACCGACATCGCGGTCAAGTGGGCCTACACCGGCCCCGCGAGGCTCCAGCTGTTCCAGCACGTCCTCGCCCCGCTGGCCGACCTGCCGGTGCTGGAGGTCGTCTCCGCGAGCCACATCCTCACCGACCTGACGCTCGCCGAGGTCAAGCCGGTCCACGACTACCTGGAAGGAAGGGCGTCATGA
- a CDS encoding LysR family transcriptional regulator, with protein MLHLRYFVAVAEELNFTAAARRLHMSTPPLSQRIKDLEHEIGHRLFDRSTHHVMLTPAGTALLPIARDVLEQVNSIPWRLREATRPQRSTVFLGMPAGVHPDLRERVNVLAGRVRERFELKRWPGATADLVTAVRDGRLALTLARLPVADPALEQLTVMSEQLGAVVPADQFAGRDSIALAELTDLPYVASPADITPAYFDQLDHQLSELGVKKRIKLTNTGFGAATEIISCGLAFSISMLDAKSPMQGYRVENVTILPFADFRPRLDTALLWNRERAHGGDLEELVAAARDIFGEPLDI; from the coding sequence ATGCTGCACCTGCGCTACTTCGTCGCCGTCGCCGAGGAACTGAACTTCACTGCCGCAGCTCGCAGACTGCACATGTCGACGCCCCCGCTGAGCCAGCGGATCAAGGACCTTGAGCACGAGATCGGGCATCGGTTGTTCGACCGCAGCACCCACCACGTCATGCTCACCCCGGCCGGCACCGCGCTGCTGCCGATCGCGCGCGACGTGCTGGAGCAGGTCAACTCCATCCCGTGGCGGCTGCGTGAAGCGACGCGGCCGCAGCGCAGCACCGTGTTCCTCGGTATGCCCGCCGGTGTCCACCCTGATCTGCGGGAACGGGTCAACGTCCTTGCCGGGCGGGTCCGCGAGCGGTTCGAGCTCAAGCGCTGGCCCGGCGCCACCGCCGATCTGGTCACCGCGGTGCGTGACGGCCGACTCGCGTTGACGCTGGCCCGGCTTCCGGTCGCCGACCCGGCGCTGGAGCAGCTGACGGTGATGTCGGAGCAGCTCGGCGCGGTCGTGCCGGCGGACCAGTTCGCCGGGCGGGACTCCATCGCGCTGGCCGAACTGACCGACCTTCCTTACGTCGCCTCACCCGCGGACATCACTCCCGCGTATTTCGACCAGCTCGACCATCAGTTGTCCGAGCTCGGGGTCAAAAAGCGCATCAAGCTCACCAACACGGGATTCGGTGCGGCTACCGAAATAATCTCCTGCGGACTGGCATTTTCCATTTCCATGCTGGACGCCAAAAGTCCCATGCAGGGTTATCGGGTGGAGAACGTGACTATTCTTCCCTTCGCGGATTTCCGTCCCCGCCTCGACACGGCCCTGCTCTGGAACCGTGAGCGCGCCCACGGCGGTGATCTCGAAGAACTCGTCGCTGCCGCTCGCGATATCTTCGGCGAACCTCTCGACATCTGA
- a CDS encoding snapalysin family zinc-dependent metalloprotease: protein MYSRTLVHGFTAALTTALALAGGQAYATPDSGDQPLAARVVTYDAGASAEFRAAVDRGAAIWNESVDAVELRPATAGQRANIRILADNGWPRALTTSLGNGTVYIGRQAVNEGYNTVRISAHELGHILGLPDRKPGPCTSLMSGSSAGVSCTNPYPNTAEKSEVEGNFGAALTRPAPVARTVEIVD, encoded by the coding sequence ATGTACTCGCGCACGTTGGTTCATGGCTTCACCGCTGCCCTCACCACCGCTCTCGCTCTGGCCGGCGGCCAGGCCTACGCGACGCCGGACTCCGGTGATCAGCCGCTCGCGGCCCGCGTCGTCACCTATGACGCAGGCGCCTCGGCGGAGTTCAGGGCCGCTGTCGATCGTGGCGCGGCGATCTGGAACGAGAGCGTGGACGCCGTCGAACTGCGCCCGGCGACCGCCGGGCAGCGCGCCAACATCCGGATCCTGGCAGACAACGGCTGGCCCCGGGCGCTGACAACCTCGCTCGGCAACGGAACGGTCTACATCGGACGGCAGGCCGTGAACGAGGGCTACAACACGGTCCGGATCTCGGCGCACGAACTGGGCCACATCCTCGGCCTGCCGGACCGCAAGCCCGGGCCCTGCACCAGCCTGATGTCGGGGTCCAGCGCCGGCGTCTCCTGCACGAACCCCTATCCGAACACGGCCGAGAAGTCGGAGGTCGAGGGGAACTTCGGCGCCGCACTCACCCGCCCGGCGCCGGTTGCCCGCACCGTGGAGATCGTGGACTGA
- a CDS encoding acyl-CoA thioesterase, producing the protein MDVTERELTDPWEGFLAAPARGSDVGVLVLAGSSGRIERERARLLARQGMTAVSIRWFGGPGQSPGICEIPLETFTTAVDFLRSSGAERIAILGSSKGAEAALLTAVHEPRVDVVVAMSPTSRVWCNVGPCRDGEHRPCRSSWTWRGKAVPFVPLDDSWAPAEADGGPVAIRGWYELSERTFVDLLLPAEIPVDKARADLLLVAGGDDAMWPSLRFAEQLARRRRSIGATVRLITRHDAGHRPRFPGESLAPASPRFRYGGTPEADARLGTVAWPHVLDALRNGN; encoded by the coding sequence GTGGATGTCACCGAGCGCGAGCTGACCGACCCTTGGGAAGGCTTTCTGGCCGCTCCCGCGCGCGGCAGTGACGTCGGTGTGCTGGTCCTGGCGGGTTCCAGCGGGCGGATCGAGCGGGAGAGAGCGCGCCTCCTTGCCCGGCAGGGCATGACGGCCGTTTCCATCCGCTGGTTCGGCGGTCCGGGGCAGTCTCCGGGGATCTGCGAGATCCCCCTGGAGACGTTCACGACCGCCGTCGACTTCCTACGGTCGAGCGGAGCGGAGCGCATCGCGATCCTGGGCAGCTCCAAGGGCGCTGAGGCCGCTCTGCTCACGGCGGTGCACGAGCCGCGTGTGGACGTTGTCGTCGCGATGTCGCCCACGTCCCGCGTCTGGTGCAACGTCGGACCATGCCGCGACGGGGAACACCGCCCCTGTCGATCGTCCTGGACCTGGCGGGGGAAGGCGGTGCCGTTCGTCCCGCTGGACGATTCCTGGGCTCCCGCCGAGGCGGACGGTGGGCCGGTCGCGATCCGCGGGTGGTACGAACTGAGCGAGCGGACGTTTGTTGATCTGCTCCTCCCGGCGGAGATCCCCGTGGACAAGGCCCGGGCCGATCTGCTGTTGGTCGCAGGCGGCGACGATGCGATGTGGCCGTCTCTTCGGTTCGCCGAGCAACTGGCGCGGCGCCGACGCTCGATCGGAGCGACAGTGCGTCTGATCACCCGTCACGACGCCGGCCACCGCCCACGTTTTCCCGGCGAGAGCCTGGCGCCGGCATCCCCACGCTTCCGGTACGGAGGCACACCCGAGGCTGACGCGCGATTGGGGACGGTTGCCTGGCCCCACGTCCTCGACGCACTCCGCAACGGAAACTGA
- a CDS encoding bile acid:sodium symporter family protein, with translation MSTEQPEQSRQSEHHGSDVVADRSARRAVTVFPVLVLLAGAVGLLLPGSFTGWGEAVPYLLGVVMFCMGVTMTPQDFHGVARRPWAVVLGLVAHYVIMPGLGWAVAHLLQLPPQLAAGVILVGCAPSGTASNVVTYLARGDVALSVSVATVSTLVAPLVTPPLTLLLAGEYLPVDAGSMVTDILKTVLLPVCAGLVVRLVAGRHMQRALPVLPWLSALTIGVIVTVVVAGSADAIKSAALLVFVAVVLHNGLGLALGYGAGRVARLGEPGSRAMAFEVGMQNSGLAASLATAHFSPLAALPAAVFSVWHNISGALAAAWLSRRPR, from the coding sequence GTGAGTACCGAACAACCCGAACAGTCCCGACAGTCCGAACACCACGGCAGTGATGTCGTCGCCGACCGCTCCGCGCGACGTGCCGTCACCGTCTTCCCCGTCCTCGTCCTCCTGGCCGGCGCCGTCGGCCTTCTGCTGCCGGGGAGTTTCACCGGCTGGGGCGAGGCGGTGCCGTATCTGCTGGGCGTGGTGATGTTCTGCATGGGCGTCACCATGACCCCGCAGGACTTCCACGGTGTCGCCAGGCGGCCCTGGGCGGTGGTCCTCGGGCTGGTCGCCCACTACGTCATCATGCCGGGGCTCGGCTGGGCGGTCGCCCACCTGCTCCAGCTCCCGCCGCAGCTCGCCGCGGGCGTGATCCTCGTCGGCTGCGCCCCCAGCGGTACCGCTTCCAACGTGGTGACCTATCTGGCACGCGGTGACGTTGCGCTGTCCGTCTCCGTGGCCACCGTCTCCACGCTCGTGGCCCCGCTGGTCACTCCGCCCCTGACGCTGCTGCTGGCGGGCGAGTACCTGCCGGTCGACGCCGGTTCCATGGTCACCGACATCCTCAAGACGGTGCTGCTCCCGGTCTGCGCCGGCCTCGTCGTACGGCTCGTGGCGGGCCGCCACATGCAGCGGGCCCTGCCGGTGCTGCCCTGGCTGTCCGCACTGACCATCGGCGTGATCGTGACCGTTGTCGTGGCGGGCAGCGCCGACGCCATCAAATCGGCTGCCCTGCTGGTCTTCGTCGCCGTCGTGCTGCACAACGGCCTCGGTCTGGCCCTGGGTTACGGGGCGGGACGTGTCGCCCGGCTGGGCGAGCCGGGGAGCCGTGCCATGGCCTTCGAAGTCGGAATGCAGAACTCCGGGCTCGCAGCTTCGCTGGCCACCGCTCATTTCAGTCCACTGGCCGCCTTGCCGGCCGCGGTCTTCTCCGTGTGGCACAACATCTCGGGTGCCCTGGCCGCCGCCTGGCTGTCCCGTCGGCCTCGCTGA
- a CDS encoding substrate-binding domain-containing protein: protein MAALAVITASVAGCTRGSASTGSTAVGGSSKAGCPAVLATAKKAVAGAEAVDAPWGGPKTGPKAVAGKTIVYVAQSMTNPGVAGAADGVREAAKTIGWKVRIIDGQGTPAGIQAAVSQAVAVKPDGIVLSGFDPKSTAQQVAQADAAGIPLIGWHAVGTPGPSKDPKLFSNITTKVEDVAKISADWIISQSNGRAGVVVFTDASIPFAKGKSDLIEKELATCSDTKVLSTSNIPIADASSRTPQEVSALLSRFGSKWTYSVAINDLYFADAAPALRAGGKQGNGAPFNIGAGDGDPSAFQRINSRAFQAATVPEPLSEQGWQIVDEFNRSFAGKPASGYIAPVHITTAANSSGGSSWDPAGYREAYRELWGK from the coding sequence GTGGCCGCCCTGGCCGTGATCACCGCTTCCGTCGCAGGCTGCACCCGGGGTTCCGCGAGCACCGGCTCCACCGCCGTGGGCGGATCCTCGAAAGCCGGCTGCCCGGCCGTCCTGGCGACGGCGAAGAAGGCGGTTGCGGGCGCCGAGGCCGTCGACGCCCCCTGGGGCGGGCCGAAGACCGGCCCCAAGGCGGTCGCAGGCAAGACGATCGTCTACGTCGCCCAGAGCATGACCAACCCCGGTGTCGCGGGCGCCGCCGACGGAGTCCGGGAGGCCGCCAAGACCATCGGCTGGAAGGTGAGGATCATCGACGGCCAGGGCACCCCGGCCGGTATCCAGGCCGCGGTCAGCCAGGCCGTCGCCGTGAAGCCCGACGGCATCGTCCTGTCCGGCTTCGACCCCAAGTCGACCGCCCAGCAGGTCGCGCAGGCCGACGCCGCCGGTATCCCGCTCATCGGCTGGCACGCCGTCGGCACCCCCGGCCCCAGCAAGGACCCGAAGCTCTTCAGCAACATCACCACCAAGGTCGAGGACGTCGCGAAGATCAGCGCCGACTGGATCATCAGTCAGTCCAACGGCCGGGCCGGCGTGGTGGTCTTCACCGACGCCTCCATCCCGTTCGCCAAGGGCAAGTCGGACCTGATCGAGAAGGAGCTCGCCACCTGCTCCGACACCAAGGTGCTGTCCACCTCCAACATCCCGATCGCCGACGCCAGCAGCCGCACCCCGCAGGAGGTCTCCGCGCTGCTGTCCCGCTTCGGCTCCAAGTGGACGTACTCGGTGGCCATCAACGACCTGTACTTCGCCGACGCGGCACCCGCGCTGCGGGCCGGTGGCAAGCAGGGCAACGGTGCCCCGTTCAACATCGGCGCGGGCGACGGCGACCCGTCGGCCTTCCAGCGCATCAACAGCAGGGCGTTCCAGGCGGCCACGGTGCCCGAGCCGCTGTCCGAGCAGGGCTGGCAGATCGTCGACGAGTTCAACCGCTCCTTCGCCGGCAAGCCCGCCAGCGGCTACATCGCGCCGGTGCACATCACGACGGCGGCCAACAGCAGCGGTGGCTCCTCCTGGGACCCGGCGGGATACCGCGAGGCGTACCGCGAGCTCTGGGGCAAGTAG
- a CDS encoding ABC transporter permease, with product MATETESARRQAGGPAERPKGIPRGSRKQPPGGTDKGADRGAIAARVRGGHLIGTYGLFGLTVLLFVIFALALPDTFPTMDNASSILSNQSIPAILALGAMIPIVTGKFDLSVGYGLGFAHVLAMQLIVNSGWSWPIACVAVILGGGIVGVLNGLLVEFAKIDSFIATLGTGSLLYACTGWITDGARIVPGPHGLPPAFTDLYDSEFLGLPVPAFYVLALAVLLWLLLERLPLGRYLYVIGSNARAADLVGIPTRRYGIYAFAGSGLVVGFAGVLLAAQQQIGNPSVGMDYLLPAFVGALLGSTAIKPGRANAAGTVVAVAILAIGLAGIQQLGAEFWATSLFNGGTLLLAVGLAGYSARRRLRAGASATPRSPSAPGTGPATEPPTPAVTGSSVTGSSDGVAPRTP from the coding sequence ATGGCCACCGAGACCGAATCCGCCCGCCGGCAGGCCGGCGGGCCCGCCGAGCGGCCCAAAGGAATACCCCGCGGGTCGCGCAAGCAGCCACCCGGCGGCACCGACAAGGGTGCGGACCGCGGCGCCATCGCCGCCCGGGTGCGCGGCGGCCACCTTATCGGCACCTACGGCCTGTTCGGCCTGACCGTCCTGCTGTTCGTGATCTTCGCGCTGGCCCTGCCGGACACCTTCCCGACGATGGACAACGCCTCGTCGATCCTGTCCAACCAGTCGATTCCCGCGATCCTCGCCCTCGGCGCGATGATCCCCATCGTCACCGGCAAGTTCGACCTCTCCGTCGGCTACGGACTCGGCTTCGCCCACGTCCTGGCCATGCAACTCATCGTGAACAGCGGCTGGTCCTGGCCGATCGCCTGCGTAGCCGTCATCCTCGGAGGCGGCATCGTCGGCGTACTCAACGGTCTGCTCGTCGAGTTCGCCAAGATCGACTCCTTCATCGCCACCCTCGGCACCGGCAGCCTCCTGTACGCCTGCACCGGCTGGATCACCGACGGCGCCCGGATCGTGCCCGGCCCGCACGGACTGCCCCCGGCCTTCACCGACCTGTACGACTCCGAGTTCCTCGGCCTGCCGGTCCCCGCCTTCTACGTCCTCGCGCTCGCCGTGCTGCTGTGGCTGCTGCTGGAGCGCCTGCCGCTCGGCCGCTACCTCTACGTCATCGGCTCCAACGCCCGCGCCGCCGACCTCGTCGGCATCCCCACCCGCCGGTACGGCATCTACGCCTTCGCCGGTTCCGGTCTCGTCGTCGGCTTCGCGGGCGTCCTGCTCGCCGCGCAGCAGCAGATCGGCAACCCGAGCGTCGGCATGGACTACCTGCTGCCCGCCTTCGTCGGCGCCCTGCTCGGCTCCACCGCCATCAAACCGGGCCGCGCCAACGCCGCCGGAACCGTCGTGGCCGTCGCGATCCTCGCCATCGGCCTGGCCGGCATCCAGCAACTCGGCGCCGAGTTCTGGGCCACGTCCCTGTTCAACGGCGGCACGCTGCTCCTCGCGGTGGGCCTGGCCGGCTACTCCGCCCGCCGCCGACTGCGCGCCGGGGCCAGTGCCACCCCGCGTTCACCCTCCGCTCCCGGCACTGGCCCGGCGACGGAGCCGCCGACGCCGGCCGTCACCGGTTCGTCCGTCACCGGTTCGTCCGACGGTGTCGCGCCGCGCACTCCCTGA
- a CDS encoding CoA transferase encodes MTDTTATSNTTTGPLDGVRVIDLSTVVMGPYAAQILGDLGADVIKIESPADTVRVGQYRTTPGMTPLSLNVNRNKRSVTLNLKNAPERAQALELIDTADVLITNMRPNALSRLGMTYEDVAERNPGLVYAHAQGFRSDSDRVGDAAYDETVQASSGLVDIANRALGEPVYLPTILGDKVSSLTIAYSVLAALVHRSRTGQGQQIEIPMTDTLIAFNLVEHLSGHVYEPAQGSTGFHLSMTKGHRAVRTKDGLACVIPYNPQNFRDFFAAAGRPDLAADPRVGGETIDGADHEALAELIGECAPELTTAEWAEVCTKHSIPMAPVLELDRAHEDEYVRDGHLLDTVEHPTEGTIRTVGIPVKFSATPGSIRRLAPVPGQDTADVLGELATR; translated from the coding sequence ATGACGGACACCACCGCCACCAGCAACACCACCACCGGCCCTCTGGACGGTGTACGGGTGATCGACCTCTCCACCGTGGTGATGGGGCCGTACGCGGCCCAGATCCTCGGGGACCTGGGCGCCGACGTGATCAAGATCGAGTCCCCGGCCGACACCGTGCGCGTGGGCCAGTACCGCACCACGCCCGGTATGACCCCGCTGAGCCTCAACGTCAACCGCAACAAGCGCAGCGTCACGCTCAACCTCAAGAACGCGCCGGAGCGCGCTCAGGCCCTCGAACTGATCGACACCGCGGACGTGCTGATCACCAATATGCGCCCGAACGCGCTCAGCCGCCTGGGGATGACCTACGAAGACGTCGCCGAGCGCAACCCGGGCCTGGTCTACGCGCACGCCCAGGGCTTCCGCAGCGACTCCGACCGCGTCGGCGACGCCGCCTACGACGAGACCGTGCAGGCCTCCTCCGGTCTGGTCGACATCGCCAACCGCGCGCTGGGAGAGCCGGTCTACCTGCCGACCATCCTCGGTGACAAGGTCTCCTCGCTGACCATCGCCTACAGCGTGCTGGCGGCGCTGGTGCACCGGAGCAGGACCGGACAGGGCCAGCAGATCGAGATCCCCATGACGGACACGCTGATCGCCTTCAACCTGGTCGAGCACCTGTCGGGGCACGTGTACGAGCCCGCGCAGGGCTCCACCGGCTTCCATCTGTCGATGACCAAGGGCCACCGGGCGGTGCGCACCAAGGACGGTCTCGCGTGCGTGATCCCCTACAACCCGCAGAACTTCCGGGACTTCTTCGCCGCCGCCGGGCGTCCCGACCTGGCCGCGGACCCGCGCGTGGGCGGCGAGACCATCGACGGCGCCGACCACGAGGCCCTGGCCGAGCTGATCGGCGAGTGCGCCCCGGAGCTGACCACCGCTGAGTGGGCCGAGGTGTGCACCAAGCACAGCATCCCGATGGCACCGGTACTGGAGCTGGACCGTGCGCACGAGGACGAGTACGTCCGCGACGGTCATCTGCTCGACACAGTCGAGCACCCGACCGAGGGCACCATCCGCACCGTCGGCATCCCGGTGAAGTTCTCCGCCACGCCCGGCTCGATCCGCCGCCTGGCTCCGGTCCCGGGCCAGGACACCGCGGACGTCCTCGGCGAACTCGCCACCCGCTGA